In Methanomicrobium antiquum, one DNA window encodes the following:
- a CDS encoding phosphoribosyl-ATP pyrophosphohydrolase has translation MELEDSAFLSQIEFKLIEELEEYLESKEPKELADLIEVIYRVAELRGVSQEELEIIRQNKAAERGVFMKNLVLVSVEEEKRDAEEEPGRVSSLCTCEKTDHIFEEE, from the coding sequence TTGGAATTAGAAGATTCTGCTTTTTTAAGTCAAATCGAATTTAAATTAATCGAGGAACTGGAAGAATATCTTGAATCAAAAGAACCGAAAGAGTTGGCTGATCTGATTGAAGTGATCTATAGAGTTGCCGAGCTAAGAGGAGTTTCACAAGAGGAGCTGGAAATAATCCGACAAAATAAAGCAGCTGAACGGGGCGTTTTTATGAAAAACCTTGTTCTGGTTTCTGTTGAAGAAGAAAAAAGGGATGCGGAGGAAGAACCCGGGCGGGTGTCATCTCTTTGTACCTGTGAAAAAACAGATCATATTTTTGAAGAAGAATGA
- a CDS encoding ATP-binding protein → MISPFIDRDEERFVLEEEWSSDGGRLIVLYGRRRLGKTRLLFEFSKGKKGIMYFSEETPVRQQIKGLQEECARFLNDSLLSDLKIESWSQLFSYLVKNPPSERSYLIIDEFTYLIKADKSVLSALQKAWDNGLSDSKWCIILSGSILGLMSELALSYTSPIYGRRTRDILLEELPFCHAKDFLRQNFEDSMKTYFTIGGVPEYLQKASEYDTFDEFAKKELFSKYGYFYREPYFLLSQEFRELKIYQGILRAIANGRTKPSEIASHCGIETRSLYPYLEGMIRLGFVEKESPLLGSSRNSIYNIKDHMLGFWYRYVYPEKGRIETGSFRYEDCILSQYFGAQFEKFIRYEIAPLIFPGYDTGRWWHKGEEIDFIAINKSSKKIVFGECKYGAKSARDAKRILEKLKTKSGLVHAEDGYEIKYALFAGKVNDKESLLKEGYLIYDLDELKRIFKDTNIWEPN, encoded by the coding sequence ATGATTAGTCCTTTCATAGACAGGGACGAAGAGCGTTTTGTACTTGAGGAAGAGTGGAGCTCAGATGGCGGGAGGCTTATTGTACTATATGGAAGGAGAAGATTAGGAAAGACAAGGCTGTTATTTGAATTTTCAAAAGGAAAAAAAGGAATAATGTATTTTTCTGAAGAGACTCCTGTCCGTCAGCAGATAAAAGGACTGCAGGAGGAGTGTGCACGCTTCTTAAACGACAGTCTCCTTTCCGACCTTAAGATAGAATCCTGGTCGCAGCTCTTCTCTTATCTCGTAAAAAATCCACCATCAGAGCGTTCTTACCTGATTATCGATGAATTTACATATCTTATAAAAGCTGATAAAAGTGTTTTGTCCGCACTGCAAAAAGCGTGGGACAACGGGCTTTCCGATTCAAAATGGTGCATTATTCTCTCAGGTTCGATTCTTGGACTTATGAGTGAACTTGCTCTTTCATATACATCGCCGATTTACGGCAGAAGAACACGTGACATTCTGCTGGAAGAATTGCCATTTTGTCATGCAAAAGATTTCCTCAGGCAAAATTTTGAGGATTCCATGAAGACATATTTCACAATAGGAGGAGTCCCTGAATATCTTCAGAAGGCATCTGAGTATGACACATTTGACGAATTCGCAAAAAAAGAGCTCTTCTCAAAATACGGATATTTCTACCGCGAACCATATTTTTTGCTCTCACAGGAATTTCGGGAGCTTAAAATTTACCAGGGTATATTAAGGGCAATCGCAAACGGCCGGACAAAACCCTCCGAGATTGCCTCTCACTGCGGTATTGAAACAAGGAGCCTTTATCCATACCTTGAGGGAATGATACGGCTTGGATTCGTTGAAAAGGAATCGCCGCTTTTGGGAAGCAGCAGGAATTCGATATATAATATAAAGGATCATATGCTTGGGTTTTGGTACCGTTATGTCTACCCGGAAAAAGGAAGAATTGAGACAGGTTCATTTCGTTATGAAGACTGCATCCTGTCACAGTACTTTGGAGCACAATTTGAAAAATTCATCAGATATGAGATAGCTCCTTTAATATTTCCCGGATATGATACCGGACGCTGGTGGCACAAAGGAGAAGAGATAGACTTTATTGCAATAAACAAAAGTTCTAAAAAAATTGTTTTTGGTGAATGCAAATACGGCGCAAAATCGGCCCGTGATGCAAAACGCATTCTGGAAAAATTAAAGACAAAGTCAGGACTGGTACATGCAGAGGACGGATACGAGATAAAATATGCCCTTTTTGCCGGGAAAGTAAATGATAAAGAGAGTCTTTTAAAAGAGGGGTATCTTATTTACGATTTGGATGAGTTAAAAAGAATCTTTAAGGATACAAATATTTGGGAACCGAATTAA
- a CDS encoding HNH endonuclease domain-containing protein, whose product MIDLSTVRTINAIIEQDSKDSTYKYALMRGAIEICQHYSHLKEIKGDRAVYPLGLLAEKWIYYYYPVIAHESFIPQRSGEPENPIIRGSLKFRPHFLKVTNFYKARGGFDAFWNDYTSGNLPEDIAQEVLLLLRSVRDTITENPMRHIGYSHFKEEYKVFTYEKGPTIRKKKIYPDTNYILENFGTYTISADLSEAFESLGSYLLGEDSIIQQWAEFTHRMSNKAIKTETMLSLLTTKPEDKRYVQMAGRVYKQVLDEGWIECVWSGNTIKRMSEMYIDHVLPFARWKNNDLWNLLPAISSVNSKKRDKIPEPGLLLKREDVILDYWQKLYESYPDQFLHEITRSLTGNKPQQQWQENAFESLVEKADYLINTRGYAAFVI is encoded by the coding sequence ATGATAGATCTCTCAACAGTCCGGACAATCAATGCTATAATTGAACAGGATTCAAAGGACTCCACTTACAAATATGCTTTGATGCGGGGTGCTATTGAAATATGTCAGCACTATTCCCACTTGAAAGAAATTAAGGGAGACAGAGCTGTCTATCCGCTGGGTCTGCTTGCTGAGAAATGGATTTATTATTACTATCCAGTAATAGCTCATGAAAGTTTTATTCCGCAACGTAGTGGTGAACCTGAAAATCCTATAATACGCGGATCCCTCAAATTTCGTCCACATTTTCTCAAAGTTACGAATTTTTACAAGGCTCGTGGTGGATTTGATGCTTTCTGGAACGATTATACTTCAGGAAATCTGCCTGAAGATATTGCTCAGGAAGTACTTTTACTTCTTAGATCTGTCCGGGACACGATAACAGAAAATCCTATGCGTCATATTGGGTATTCACATTTCAAAGAAGAATATAAGGTTTTCACATACGAGAAGGGCCCTACGATTCGCAAAAAAAAGATTTATCCAGACACTAACTATATTCTGGAAAATTTTGGAACTTACACGATTTCTGCAGATCTTAGTGAGGCTTTTGAAAGTCTTGGCAGTTATCTTCTGGGAGAAGATTCTATAATTCAGCAATGGGCAGAATTTACGCACCGGATGAGTAATAAAGCAATAAAAACTGAAACGATGCTGTCACTTCTTACTACTAAACCAGAGGATAAACGGTATGTCCAGATGGCAGGCAGAGTGTACAAACAAGTGCTTGATGAGGGATGGATTGAATGTGTCTGGAGTGGAAATACAATTAAAAGAATGTCTGAGATGTACATAGATCATGTTCTTCCCTTTGCCCGATGGAAAAACAATGATTTATGGAATCTTTTACCTGCAATAAGTTCTGTAAACAGTAAAAAAAGAGACAAAATTCCTGAACCGGGTCTCCTTCTAAAACGTGAAGATGTTATCCTGGATTACTGGCAAAAACTTTATGAGTCATATCCGGATCAGTTTCTGCATGAGATAACAAGATCATTGACAGGTAATAAACCCCAACAGCAATGGCAGGAAAATGCATTTGAAAGTCTTGTTGAGAAGGCTGATTATCTGATAAATACACGGGGGTATGCAGCATTCGTAATTTAA
- a CDS encoding DUF5655 domain-containing protein encodes MISIKTDGVRIAIYSLFFFSSHHLTDRYENLRAFIEAFGDDVQTKVLKFYVAFKRIKNFVCVNIARKKREIVVWVKLNPQAFDLEKEKGFLRDVTNVGHLGTGDLEISIKNDIDLEKGKTLILQSYEEN; translated from the coding sequence GTGATTAGTATTAAAACTGACGGGGTCAGAATTGCCATATATTCTTTATTTTTTTTCTCATCTCACCATTTAACTGACAGGTATGAAAATCTCCGGGCATTCATCGAAGCATTTGGTGATGATGTCCAGACAAAAGTGCTTAAATTTTATGTAGCATTTAAGAGAATCAAAAATTTTGTCTGTGTAAACATTGCTCGGAAAAAAAGAGAGATTGTTGTCTGGGTTAAATTAAACCCGCAGGCATTTGATCTTGAAAAAGAAAAGGGCTTTTTAAGAGATGTAACAAATGTCGGTCATTTAGGTACCGGCGATCTTGAAATCAGCATAAAAAATGATATTGATTTGGAAAAAGGCAAAACTTTGATTTTGCAAAGCTATGAAGAAAATTAG
- a CDS encoding CDC48 family AAA ATPase has translation MNNSQSFEVTVKEALHEDAGRGIARISIDVMNALDLRSGDVIEISGKNKAAAIVWTGYSQDTGKAIIRIDGNIRGNIQTGIDEKVTIRKVDAKYAEKVVIHPTQPISLRGGEQYIGRLLSGRPVSEGQAFRVNIMGNALTFVISKVKPSGVAIVGPETEIEIKDTPYEPKEGSKKDVPDVHYEDIGGLGRELDQVREMIELPLRHPEIFEKLGIEPPKGVLLYGPPGTGKTLIAKAVANEVDAHFMTLSGPEIVSKYYGESEGKLREVFEEAQKNAPTIIFIDEIDSIAPKREETKGEVERRIVAQLLSLMDGLKGRGEVIVIAATNLPDNIDPALRRGGRFDREIEIGIPDRKGRLEIFQVHTRGVPLDLSEISISSEESVELSRKFAEMGETEGKKHEDEIKRKKFLEPFSAVTHGFVGADISLLVKEAAMHALREELRDIKTGEDIPIEIIEKIKVKRSDFEEALRHVEPSAMREVLVEIPDISWDDIGGLEDIKKELTESVEWPLKYPEIFDKFDTKPPSGILLFGPPGTGKTLLAKAVANKSECNFISVKGPELLSKWVGESEKGVRDIFRKARQASPSIIFFDEIDALLPKRGTFEGSSHVTESVVSQILTELDGLEELKNVTVLGATNRPDMLDEALMRPGRLDRIIYVPPPDAKGRKKIFEVYLKNSKSLLSEDISIDELVLQSEGYVGADIELVVREAKLQAMREFITLMDSRTEEERQKVLDNVRVTKEHFNAAMKKIKSSLDKSAIEEYERKAWPVMYSTDERQILEKAASAIKRSEFGEDAEDKTECRKKLEKVTYSRLKDFEQIKKLTGELISKIEQ, from the coding sequence ATGAATAATTCACAGTCATTTGAAGTCACAGTAAAAGAAGCACTCCATGAGGATGCAGGAAGAGGTATTGCAAGAATCAGCATTGATGTAATGAATGCACTTGATCTTAGAAGCGGCGATGTGATAGAAATTTCCGGAAAGAACAAAGCCGCCGCCATTGTCTGGACCGGCTATTCTCAGGACACAGGTAAGGCGATTATCCGGATTGACGGAAATATCCGTGGAAATATCCAGACAGGTATTGATGAAAAAGTCACTATCAGAAAAGTCGATGCAAAGTATGCTGAAAAGGTTGTAATTCATCCAACTCAGCCAATATCACTTCGCGGCGGAGAACAGTATATTGGAAGGCTCCTCTCCGGAAGACCTGTCAGCGAAGGTCAGGCATTCCGTGTAAACATAATGGGAAATGCTTTGACATTTGTCATATCAAAAGTCAAACCTTCAGGTGTTGCAATTGTCGGTCCTGAAACTGAGATTGAGATAAAAGATACCCCCTATGAGCCAAAAGAGGGCAGTAAAAAAGATGTTCCTGATGTTCATTACGAAGATATCGGTGGTCTTGGAAGAGAACTGGATCAGGTAAGGGAGATGATAGAGCTTCCCTTAAGACATCCTGAAATATTTGAAAAATTAGGCATTGAGCCTCCAAAAGGAGTTTTACTCTACGGCCCTCCCGGAACCGGAAAGACCTTAATTGCAAAGGCAGTCGCAAACGAAGTTGATGCTCATTTCATGACACTTTCCGGTCCTGAAATCGTAAGCAAATATTATGGTGAAAGTGAAGGAAAACTAAGAGAAGTCTTTGAAGAGGCGCAAAAAAATGCTCCGACAATAATCTTCATAGATGAAATTGATTCAATCGCACCAAAGCGTGAAGAGACCAAAGGCGAGGTTGAAAGGAGAATTGTCGCCCAGCTTTTATCCTTAATGGATGGTCTTAAAGGAAGAGGCGAAGTAATTGTCATTGCGGCAACAAACCTTCCTGACAATATTGATCCGGCACTTCGCCGTGGCGGACGATTTGACAGGGAGATTGAAATCGGCATTCCTGACAGGAAGGGACGTCTTGAAATATTCCAGGTTCATACACGCGGAGTTCCGCTTGACTTATCAGAAATTTCCATATCAAGCGAAGAAAGTGTTGAACTAAGTCGTAAGTTTGCAGAAATGGGAGAAACCGAAGGGAAAAAGCATGAAGACGAGATTAAAAGAAAGAAATTCCTCGAGCCCTTTTCGGCAGTCACACACGGATTTGTAGGAGCAGATATATCCCTGCTTGTAAAAGAGGCCGCAATGCATGCACTTCGTGAAGAGTTAAGGGATATTAAAACCGGAGAAGACATCCCAATAGAAATTATTGAGAAAATAAAGGTTAAAAGAAGTGACTTTGAAGAGGCCCTAAGACATGTTGAGCCTTCAGCCATGCGTGAAGTCCTTGTTGAAATCCCTGATATTTCCTGGGATGACATCGGAGGGCTTGAAGATATCAAAAAAGAGCTTACCGAATCTGTAGAATGGCCGCTTAAATACCCTGAGATATTTGATAAATTCGATACAAAACCGCCTTCAGGAATCCTTCTCTTTGGCCCTCCGGGAACAGGAAAAACGCTTCTTGCAAAGGCGGTTGCAAACAAAAGCGAGTGCAATTTCATATCGGTAAAAGGCCCTGAGCTTCTCTCAAAATGGGTAGGAGAATCTGAAAAGGGAGTCCGTGACATATTCAGAAAGGCAAGGCAGGCATCACCCTCGATAATATTCTTCGATGAGATTGACGCTTTGCTTCCAAAAAGAGGAACTTTTGAGGGTTCATCTCATGTAACAGAAAGTGTTGTAAGTCAGATATTAACTGAACTTGACGGTCTGGAAGAACTTAAAAACGTAACAGTGCTTGGAGCGACAAACAGACCTGATATGCTTGATGAAGCCCTTATGAGACCTGGACGTCTTGACAGAATTATCTATGTTCCACCGCCGGATGCGAAAGGAAGAAAGAAAATCTTTGAAGTATATCTTAAAAATTCAAAGAGCCTCCTCTCAGAAGATATAAGCATTGATGAGCTTGTTTTGCAAAGTGAAGGTTATGTTGGTGCAGATATTGAACTTGTTGTTCGTGAAGCAAAACTTCAGGCAATGCGTGAGTTCATTACACTGATGGACAGCAGAACTGAAGAGGAAAGGCAGAAGGTTTTGGACAATGTCCGTGTAACAAAAGAGCACTTCAATGCCGCAATGAAAAAAATTAAGAGTTCTCTTGATAAATCTGCAATTGAAGAATACGAAAGAAAGGCGTGGCCTGTAATGTATTCAACAGATGAAAGGCAGATTCTCGAAAAAGCGGCATCAGCAATAAAGCGATCAGAATTCGGCGAAGATGCAGAGGATAAAACAGAGTGCAGGAAAAAGCTTGAAAAAGTCACATATTCGAGATTAAAGGACTTTGAACAGATTAAAAAATTAACCGGCGAGTTAATATCCAAAATTGAACAGTAA
- a CDS encoding Hsp20/alpha crystallin family protein, whose translation MSEDEKDKKKDFNDVIRKILEQAIENGIFPFGNNFSITIAGGKLPVELIPLDIDMPFNNMNNSEDGFILNNPHTEVHQDGNLVIVYVNIPGSDMSNTAVSVNGNLIYISSFEDNIKHFAEVKIPDIKKETMKYKYNNGVLEISAAKYD comes from the coding sequence ATGTCTGAAGATGAAAAAGACAAAAAAAAGGATTTCAATGACGTAATCAGAAAAATCCTGGAACAGGCGATAGAGAATGGTATATTTCCATTTGGAAATAATTTTTCAATAACAATAGCAGGCGGAAAACTTCCTGTTGAATTAATACCATTGGACATTGACATGCCGTTTAATAATATGAATAATTCCGAAGACGGGTTTATTTTAAATAACCCGCATACAGAAGTTCATCAGGATGGAAATTTAGTTATTGTCTATGTGAATATTCCGGGTTCTGATATGTCAAACACTGCCGTTTCTGTAAACGGGAATTTGATATACATATCATCCTTTGAAGATAATATCAAACACTTTGCAGAGGTAAAAATACCTGACATTAAAAAAGAGACAATGAAATACAAATACAATAATGGTGTGCTGGAAATATCCGCCGCTAAATATGATTGA
- a CDS encoding IS1634 family transposase, with amino-acid sequence MQTKLRTYEIVPNENISFPIGTISAVDRLYNILNFSDIIGKHKRNGIDINKLVKALVSYKLSENFSIKKAHEWINRDEVLEIFDLESFSERTLYRVLEAIGDNREEIISDIQDVLFERYNFEHTDINLDWTSIVLHGNEAKLGKYGYSRDHRPDKKQITVGVSELADPINIPIGLTIEPGNTNDQIHFLKTYSQVAWKLKSDSLVIFDKGANSIKNAAMIRADNMQYITAKKLNKSDDRIIAEFYSYNPEVIDTEKGVKGIKIIKPNSISYLFFSKKLQTEQLESRARKVLRQIKEAKAIQESIDKHKKLPKRFRINNFLIEVDYSIQTKLVDLSEDDAVKLLEEKIITGREGFFCLKSSKNLTLSEALLTYRKKDSIEKIFHSLKNEIEIKPLRVWTDKSIYGALIIGFIAQLFVSLIRYEIPELKHKSTKFIKKSLSNLTVTIDSWQRKTKKCIYSNFDAINTLILRLNWAVS; translated from the coding sequence ATGCAGACAAAACTAAGAACTTATGAAATTGTGCCGAATGAAAATATATCCTTTCCTATTGGTACCATATCAGCAGTTGATAGATTATACAACATCCTGAATTTCTCTGATATTATTGGAAAACATAAGCGCAATGGAATTGACATCAATAAATTAGTCAAAGCACTTGTTAGCTACAAGCTGAGTGAGAACTTCAGTATTAAAAAAGCTCATGAATGGATTAACAGGGACGAAGTTCTTGAAATATTTGATCTGGAATCATTTAGTGAAAGAACCCTTTACAGAGTACTTGAAGCAATTGGCGATAACAGGGAAGAAATCATATCAGATATTCAGGACGTTTTGTTTGAGAGATATAATTTTGAGCATACTGATATTAATCTGGATTGGACGAGCATTGTGCTTCATGGAAATGAAGCAAAACTAGGGAAATATGGTTACAGCCGGGATCACAGGCCTGATAAGAAGCAGATTACTGTTGGTGTGAGTGAACTTGCAGACCCGATTAATATTCCAATCGGCCTGACAATTGAACCTGGAAATACTAATGATCAGATTCATTTTTTGAAAACGTATTCACAGGTAGCATGGAAATTAAAATCAGATTCTCTTGTTATTTTTGATAAAGGAGCAAACAGCATTAAAAATGCTGCAATGATTCGGGCAGATAACATGCAGTACATAACTGCAAAGAAACTAAACAAAAGTGATGATAGGATTATTGCAGAATTCTATTCATATAACCCTGAAGTAATAGATACTGAAAAGGGAGTTAAAGGAATTAAAATTATTAAACCTAACAGTATCAGTTATCTTTTCTTCTCAAAAAAGCTTCAGACTGAACAGCTTGAATCCAGAGCCAGAAAAGTCCTGAGGCAGATTAAAGAGGCAAAGGCAATACAGGAAAGCATTGATAAACACAAAAAACTTCCAAAACGATTCCGGATTAACAATTTTTTAATAGAGGTAGATTATTCTATCCAGACAAAACTTGTTGATCTATCAGAAGATGATGCGGTTAAACTGCTTGAAGAAAAGATAATAACTGGCAGGGAAGGATTTTTCTGCCTGAAATCAAGTAAGAATTTGACACTTTCTGAGGCTCTTTTGACTTACCGAAAAAAAGATTCAATTGAGAAGATATTTCATTCACTGAAGAATGAAATTGAAATTAAACCGCTAAGAGTATGGACAGATAAAAGCATTTATGGAGCGTTAATCATAGGATTTATTGCCCAGTTGTTTGTTTCACTAATAAGATATGAAATACCTGAACTTAAGCATAAATCTACAAAATTCATCAAAAAATCATTATCGAATTTGACAGTTACCATAGATTCATGGCAGCGAAAGACAAAAAAGTGCATTTACTCAAACTTTGATGCCATCAACACTCTGATTTTAAGGCTAAACTGGGCAGTTTCATAA
- a CDS encoding DUF5655 domain-containing protein, translating to MGDIRIFSMKGGDAAELKGHSVALEKSLQNFIEKNLESLLGITFLGSEYTTGKTHRGRIDTIGIDENGFPVIIEYKRATNENVINQGLYYLDWLLDHKGEFELHVLKKLGNKYSEKIDWSSPRLLCIAGDFTKYDLHAVSQINRNIELLRYRKFEPDLLLLDLVNATSAQNGKSSDINIPSKEERKKESPHKTFIELLNQSDEDLTDRFENLRAFIEAFGDDVQTKVLKFYVAFKRIKNFACVNIAPQKREIVVWVKLNPQAFDLKKEKGFLRDVTNVGHLGTGDLEISIKNDIDLGKAKTLILQSYEEN from the coding sequence ATGGGAGACATTCGAATTTTTAGTATGAAGGGTGGCGATGCGGCCGAACTTAAAGGCCATTCGGTGGCACTGGAGAAATCCCTTCAGAATTTTATCGAGAAAAATCTGGAGTCCCTGCTTGGAATTACATTTCTTGGAAGCGAATACACAACAGGCAAAACTCACAGAGGCAGGATTGACACAATAGGAATTGATGAAAACGGATTTCCGGTAATAATCGAATACAAACGGGCCACCAATGAAAATGTCATCAATCAGGGATTGTATTACTTAGACTGGCTGCTTGATCACAAAGGCGAATTTGAACTGCATGTATTAAAAAAACTCGGAAATAAATATTCGGAAAAGATAGACTGGAGCAGTCCACGTCTTCTCTGCATTGCCGGCGATTTTACAAAGTACGATCTCCATGCAGTTTCGCAAATAAACCGAAATATTGAGCTTTTGCGCTACCGCAAATTTGAGCCGGACCTTCTTTTATTAGACCTTGTTAATGCAACATCTGCACAAAACGGGAAATCATCTGACATTAATATCCCGTCAAAAGAAGAGAGAAAAAAAGAATCCCCCCATAAAACATTCATCGAACTTCTAAACCAGTCTGATGAGGATTTAACTGACAGGTTTGAAAATCTCCGGGCATTCATCGAAGCATTTGGTGATGATGTCCAGACAAAAGTGCTTAAATTTTATGTAGCATTTAAGAGAATCAAAAATTTTGCCTGTGTAAACATTGCTCCGCAAAAAAGAGAGATTGTTGTCTGGGTTAAATTAAACCCGCAGGCATTTGATCTTAAAAAAGAAAAGGGCTTTTTAAGGGATGTAACAAATGTCGGTCATTTAGGAACGGGCGATCTTGAAATCAGCATAAAAAATGATATTGATTTGGGAAAAGCCAAAACTTTGATTTTGCAAAGCTATGAAGAAAATTAG
- a CDS encoding type II toxin-antitoxin system mRNA interferase toxin, RelE/StbE family, with protein MKKCLQEYLFVNVNSCNKHELKGNCKGYWRLHIPHNHVVIYAIEGTKPNRSATVLKIMTEKEYHNWIKSC; from the coding sequence ATAAAAAAATGTCTTCAAGAATATTTGTTTGTCAATGTAAATTCTTGCAATAAACATGAGTTAAAAGGCAATTGTAAAGGTTATTGGCGTTTACATATTCCACATAACCATGTCGTGATTTATGCTATTGAAGGAACTAAACCAAACAGATCTGCAACAGTTCTTAAGATTATGACTGAAAAAGAGTATCACAATTGGATTAAGTCTTGTTAG
- a CDS encoding type II toxin-antitoxin system HicA family toxin: MLRPEELKWDVVVTIERSHRQYKNPEIAGRITIPGNMNDTLAPGTLNSVLKQAGIKERR; the protein is encoded by the coding sequence ATGCTGCGACCAGAAGAGCTTAAATGGGATGTTGTTGTAACAATTGAACGAAGCCACAGGCAGTACAAAAATCCTGAAATTGCAGGGAGAATAACGATTCCGGGCAATATGAATGATACACTTGCGCCGGGTACTTTGAACAGCGTATTAAAACAGGCAGGAATTAAGGAGAGGAGATAG
- a CDS encoding type II toxin-antitoxin system HicB family antitoxin, giving the protein MFRFLIIVEKVNDNYSAYSPDIAGCVATGKTREEAEANMHEAIAFHIEGLKEDRLPIPEGKSSASCVLV; this is encoded by the coding sequence ATGTTTAGATTTTTGATTATTGTTGAGAAGGTGAATGACAACTATTCCGCATATTCCCCGGATATTGCAGGATGTGTCGCAACAGGTAAGACCCGTGAGGAAGCAGAGGCAAATATGCACGAGGCCATTGCATTTCATATTGAGGGTTTAAAGGAGGATCGGCTTCCAATTCCTGAAGGCAAATCATCTGCGTCCTGTGTTTTGGTATAA
- a CDS encoding EVE domain-containing protein yields the protein MTIWIASTNRENWEVIKKNNIWGVPKRNKNSIERSEPKDKILIFVRQENAGDTILPSAITAAFDIASKPFEEKTEIFKKPPTMSGEEVFPYRVKLKPVKIFKEELDFKSLIPNLEFITNKKQWTGHLRTAMRTIPEEDYEYIMKAAETPRG from the coding sequence ATGACAATCTGGATTGCGTCAACCAACCGCGAAAACTGGGAAGTAATTAAGAAAAACAACATCTGGGGCGTTCCGAAGAGAAACAAAAACAGCATAGAAAGATCAGAGCCCAAAGATAAAATTCTCATATTCGTCCGCCAGGAAAATGCAGGAGACACTATTCTTCCATCCGCAATAACGGCAGCGTTTGATATCGCGTCAAAGCCCTTTGAAGAAAAAACAGAAATTTTCAAAAAGCCTCCGACAATGAGCGGCGAAGAAGTATTTCCATACCGTGTTAAATTAAAGCCTGTTAAAATATTCAAAGAGGAGCTCGACTTTAAATCGTTGATTCCAAATCTTGAATTCATCACAAACAAAAAGCAGTGGACCGGACATTTAAGAACGGCAATGAGAACAATTCCTGAAGAGGATTATGAATATATTATGAAGGCTGCCGAGACTCCGAGAGGATAA
- a CDS encoding ATP-binding protein gives MINAIVHADYSQEGAPIRVSFFYDRIEIENPGILLPGMTVEDVKQGVSRIRNRVIARVFSELDLIEQWGSGFRRILKVAEKLGLPEPEIIEIGMRIRVTVYLAENIEVKSSGKVTEQVTPQVKRLLSCLKKKPLSVKGAMEVLGLNHRPTFVYDYLKPATDDGFVEMTQPDSQKSPTQKYRLTKKGKALLLKTDGDEQ, from the coding sequence GTGATTAACGCTATAGTTCATGCAGATTATTCACAGGAAGGGGCACCAATAAGGGTTTCTTTTTTTTATGACAGAATTGAGATTGAAAACCCCGGAATTCTTCTCCCGGGAATGACAGTTGAGGATGTTAAGCAGGGTGTATCAAGGATAAGAAACCGTGTGATTGCCAGGGTTTTTAGTGAACTTGATTTAATTGAGCAGTGGGGCAGCGGATTTCGCAGGATATTAAAGGTGGCTGAAAAACTGGGGCTTCCTGAGCCTGAGATTATAGAGATAGGAATGCGGATTCGTGTGACTGTTTATCTTGCTGAAAATATAGAAGTAAAGTCCTCCGGCAAAGTAACCGAACAAGTAACTCCGCAGGTAAAACGCCTTCTCTCATGTCTAAAGAAAAAACCACTCAGTGTTAAGGGTGCAATGGAAGTTCTCGGGCTTAATCACCGGCCTACTTTTGTATATGACTACTTAAAACCTGCAACCGATGACGGATTTGTTGAGATGACACAGCCTGATTCACAAAAAAGCCCAACACAGAAATACAGACTGACAAAAAAAGGAAAGGCACTTCTTTTGAAAACAGATGGAGATGAGCAATGA